One window from the genome of Oryctolagus cuniculus chromosome 1, mOryCun1.1, whole genome shotgun sequence encodes:
- the OR52D1_1 gene encoding olfactory receptor 52D1 (The RefSeq protein has 5 substitutions compared to this genomic sequence), whose translation MSVSNISDNSLPSTLFLTGFPGLEPFHIWIAIPFCAMYLTALVGNAALILVIVTDRALHAPMYLFLCILSLTDLALSSTTVPKTLAILWFHKGEISFSGCLAQMFCVHSIYALESSVLLAMAFDRYVAICNPLRYTAILNHTVIGRIGFVGIFRSVAIVSPFIFLLRRLPYCRHRVMAHTYCEHMGIALLACANITVNIVYGLTMALLAVGLDSILIAVSYGFILRTVFCLPSQDARHKALSTCGSHLGVILVFYIPAFFSFLTHRFGHNRVPKHVHIFLANLYVLVPPVLNPIIYGARTKEIQRRLLKLLLLRRFSG comes from the coding sequence ATGTCTGTTTCCAACATCAGTGACaacagtcttccatctactctcTTCCTGACAGGGTTCCCAGGACTGGAGCCCTTCCACATTTGGATTGCCATCCCCTTTTGTGCTATGTATCTCACAGCACTGGTTGGGAATGCTGCCCTCATTCTTGTCATTGTGACAGATAGAGCTCTTCATGCACCCATGTATCTCTTCCTTTGCATTCTGTCACTCACTGACCTGGCTCTCAGCTCTACCACTGTGCCCAAGACGCTAGCCATCTTGTGGTTCCACAAAGGTGAGATTTCCTTCAGTGGGTGCCTGGCCCAGATGTTTTGTGTCCATTCTATCTATGCTCTGGAGTCCTCAGTTCTTCTTGCCATGGCCTTTGATCGATATGTGGCTATCTGCAACCCCCTGAGATACACAGCAATTCTCAACCATACCGTCATAGGAAGAATTGGGTTTGTTGGGATGTTCCGTAGTATAGCTTTTGTTTCCCCCTTCATCTTCTTGCTGAGGCGACTGCCCTACTGTAGGCACCGTGTCATGGCACACACATACTGTGAGCATATGGGCATTGCCCGACTGGCTTGTGCTAACATCACTGTCAATATTGTCTATGGATTGACCATGGCCCTTCTGGCTGTGGGTCTGGATTCCATCCTCATTGCCATCTCCTATGGTTTTATCCTCCGTACTGTCTTCTGCCTTCCTTCTCAAGATGCCAGGCACAAAGCTCTGAGTACCTGTGGTTCCCACTTGGGTGTCATCCTGGTTTTCTACATCCCtgccttcttctccttcctcacCCACCGCTTTGGTCACAACAGAGTTCCCAAGCATGTGCACATCTTTCTGGCAAATCTCTATGTGCTGGTGCCTCCTGTGCTCAATCCTATTATCTATGGAGCTAGAACCAAGGAAATTCAGAGACGACTTCTGAAACTGCTTCTTTTGAGGAGGTTCTCGGGATAA